One Penicillium oxalicum strain HP7-1 chromosome III, whole genome shotgun sequence genomic region harbors:
- a CDS encoding 60S ribosomal protein L5 produces the protein MADSQSSPTVKPKSSPTALLAAGCSPVKRNTPQTRSQNLSPSLNSPSVDHQASAPTTDNMPFTKLVKNDAYFSRYQTKYRRRREGKTDYYARKRLITQAKNKYNAPKYRMVVRFTNRDIVTQIVYSEVSGDKVFASAYAHELKRYGITQGLTNWAAAYATGLLLARRTLSKLGLADKFTGVEEADGEYTLTEAIETDDGERRPFKAFLDVGLVRTSTGNRVFAAMKGASDGGIFIPHSERRFPGYDIESEELDADTLRNYILGGHVSEYMETLADEDEERYKSQFAKYIEEEIDAGDLEELYQEAHKAIREDPFKKDEDEGSKKTKEEWKAESKKYKVAKLTHAERKARVQEKIRKLAA, from the exons ATGGCAGACAGCCAGTCGTCGCCCACCGTCAAACCAAAGTCGTCGCCTACCGCACTTTTGGCTGCGGGATGCAGTCCGGTTAAGCGAAACACCCCACAAACTCGATCGCAGAATTTGTCCCCCTCTTTGAATTCTCCATCCGTCGACCACCAGGCTTCAGCTCCGACAACCGACAACATG CCTTTCACCAAGCTTGTCAAGAACGATGCGTACTTCAG TCGCTACCAGACTAAGTACCGCCGTCGCCGCGAGGGTAAGACCGACTACTACGCTCGCAAGCGCCTGATCACCCAGGCCAAGAACAAGTACAATGCGCCCAAGTACCGCATGGTCGTTCGCTTCACCAACCGCGACATTGTCACCCAGATCGTCTACTCTGAGGTCTCTGGCGACAAGGTTTTCGCCTCCGCCTACGCCCACGAGCTGAAGCGCTACGGTATCACCCAGGGTCTCACCAACTGGGCTGCCGCTTACGCCACCGGTCTCCTCCTTGCCCGCCGCACCCTGTCCAAGCTCGGTCTGGCCGACAAGTTCACCGGTGTTGAGGAGGCTGACGGTGAGTACACTCTCACCGAGGCCATCGAGACCGATGATGGCGAGCGCCGCCCCTTCAAGGCCTTCCTCGACGTTGGTCTTGTCCGCACCTCCACCGGTAACCGTGTCTTCGCTGCCATGAAGGGTGCCTCCGACGGTGGTATCTTCATCCCCCACTCCGAGCGCCGTTTCCCCGGCTACGACATCGAGTCTGAGGAGCTCGACGCCGACACCCTCCGCAACTACATCCTCGGTGGCCACGTCTCTGAGTACATGGAGACCCTcgccgatgaggatgaggagcgCTACAAGTCCCAGTTCGCCAAGTacatcgaggaggagatcgATGCCGGTGACCTTGAGGAGCTCTACCAGGAGGCTCACAAGGCCATCCGTGAGGACCCCTtcaagaaggatgaggatgagggctccaagaagaccaaggaggagtGGAAGGCCGAGTCCAAGAAGTACAAGGTTGCCAAGCTCACCCACGCCGAGCGCAAGGCCCGCGTCCAGGAGAAGATCCGCAAGCTCGCTGCTTAA
- a CDS encoding Nitrate transporter: MALKALTVLFVAPEVNPANRKATSIPVLNPFNQYGRVFFFSWMGFMVAFLSWYAFPPLLTVTIKKDLHMSQTEVANSNIVALLATFLVRFIAGPLCDRFGPRLVFVGLLLAGSLPTAMAGLVTTPQGLIALRFFIGILGGTFVPCQVWCTGFFDKKIVGTANSLAGGWGNAGGGITYFVMPAIFDSLVSARGMSAHTAWRVAYVVPFIIIVSVALGMLFLCEDTPTGKWADRHLWMEKAPATQSPLEGKVVDLASGVSSSGPSTTPSLYNMGLDDIEKKGAQSPRTVEKDPSSMGQITTLQPDTVVAPTRKEALSVAFSLPTVALAVPYACSFGSELAINSILGTYFEKNFPHMGQTKTGQWAAMFGLLNVVFRPVGGLLGDFLYRSTGSLWSKKLLLTSLGLLMGAFELAIGFSNPKSEATMFGLIGGLALFLEACNGANFALVPHVHPYANGIVSGIVGGFGNLGGIVFAIIFRYHGSDYAKSLWIIGAISLAANLALSWVRPVPKTPAITAQ; this comes from the exons ATGGCTCTAAAAGCCCTCACGGTCCTGTTCGTTGCACCGGAGGTCAACCCAGCCAACCGGAAAGCGACATCCATTCCAGTTCTCAACCCGTTCAATCAATATGGCCGtgtgttcttcttctcatggATGGGCTTCATGGTGGCATTCCTCTCTTGGTATGCCTTTCCTCCGCTG TTGACCGTCACGATCAAGAAAGATTTGCACATGAGCCAGACAGAAGTAGCCAACTCGAATATCGTCGCACTGCTGGCAAC CTTCCTGGTTCGATTTATCGCCGGACCTCTTTGTGATCGCTTTGGACCTCGCTTGGTCTTCGTGGGACTCCTCCTTGCCGGTTCACTTCCCACGGCCATGGCGGGTCTTGTGACCACCCCCCAGGGCTTGATTGCTCTGCGCTTCTTCATCGGGATCCTCGGCGGCACGTTTGTTCCTTGCCAGGTGTGGTGCACGGGTTTCTTCGACAAGAAGATCGTGGGGACAGCCAACTCGCTCGCAGGAGGCTGGGGTAATGCCGGAGGTGGAATCACATA TTTCGTCATGCCTGCCATTTTCGACTCCCTCGTTTCCGCTCGAGGCATGTCGGCACACACGGCCTGGCGGGTCGCTTACGTCGTTCCCTTTATTATCATTGTCTCCGTCGCCCTGGGCATGTTGTTCCTCTGTGAGGACACCCCCACTGGAAAGTGGGCAGATCGTCATCtctggatggaaaaggcGCCCGCCACGCAGTCTCCCCTGGAAGGCAAGGTCGTCGACCTTGCATCCGGTGTCTCTTCCAGTGGTCCGTCGACCACCCCGTCGCTGTACAACATGGGGCTAGACGACATCGAGAAAAAGGGGGCCCAGTCTCCGCGCACCGTCGAAAAAGACCCCTCGTCAATGGGACAGATCACCACACTCCAGCCGGATACTGTCGTGGCGCCGACCCGCAAAGAAGCTCTGAGCGTGGCATTCAGTCTCCCCACCGTCGCTCTTGCAGTCCCCTATGCCTGTTCGTTTGGCTCGGAGCTGGCGATCAATTCTATCCTGGGCACCTATTTTGAGAAGAACTTCCCGCACATGGGACAGACAAAGACCGGCCAGTGGGCTGCGATGTTTGGCTTATTGAATGTGGTTTTTCGGCCGGTTGGTGGCTTGTTGGGTGACTTCTTGTATCGATCGACGGGCAGCTTGTGGTCCAAGAAGCTCCTTCTCACCTCGCTGGGCTTGCTCATGGGCGCTTTTGAACTTGCCATTGGAttttccaatcccaagaGTGAAGCCACCATGTTTGGACTCATTGGTGGATTGGCCTTGTTCTTGGAGGCTTGTAATGGGGCCAATTTCGCCTTGGTGCCCCATGTGCATCCATATGCAAATG GTATCGTGTCAGGTATCGTCGGAGGCTTCGGGAACCTGGGGGGTATCGTCTTTGCCATCATTTTCAGATATCATGGATCCGACTATGCCAAGTCCCTCTGGATCATCGGAGCAATTTCTTTGGCGGCCAATCTGGCGCTCAGCTGGGTTCGTCCCGTTCCCAAAACCCCAGCGATCACTGCTCAGTGA